The following proteins come from a genomic window of Salvia hispanica cultivar TCC Black 2014 chromosome 4, UniMelb_Shisp_WGS_1.0, whole genome shotgun sequence:
- the LOC125222606 gene encoding cell division control protein 48 homolog C-like, whose protein sequence is MGRRRSGGSTGKLHSNNDRILRRHIESAGKSYSTVDELVDHLRSSYPHYSRHKLRPFTKHVERVIAVHDMDHSDDGDTPIAIKRRKIDDKEEKLLQIEAEHLRRRSGDTIDGCSLSSLASSYSSGGGGSNNEEASEDAVYGEKVEPEFDLMKSMLREGLRRKSEKLGVERVNKESVELEVVDNKGMKEVNLMNQQSKLGHDVNSNDSKNVNKNQSNHIGGKDENVITEAMFKDLGGISEVIEELKISVILSFYRPQLDHHIGVKPMAGILLHGPPGCGKTKLAHAIANETGVPFYKIGATELLSGVAGESEGNIRELFRKAYRTAPSIVFIDEIDAIASKRDNLQRETEKRIVTQLMTSMDESHVPVQPAGNDVSSASSNSRPGYVLVIAATNRPDAMDPALRRPGRFDLEIALGVPNEAARIEILSMQTRNLRLEGAIDLQKIARLTPGFTGADLTAIALKAGILAKKRIACKKRDELSKDHSEDWFKLPWSDQEMENLYVTMADFEEAAKTVQPSLRREGFSGIPNVKWDDVGGLHSLRKEFELHIVRRIKFREAYETLGLDLATCFLLYGPPGCGKTLIAKAVANEAGANFIHIKGPELLSKYVGETELAVRTIFTRARTCSPCIIFFDEVDALTTKRGREGGWVVERPLTQLLIEFDGSEQRRDVYVIGATNRPEMMDDAMLRPGRFGKLMYVPLPSPDERGMILKALARNKPVDANVDLMALGKHSRCDKFSGADLSALMVEAATAVLEDQLSSMDTSSGVQWTIKENHFMSALQKISPSVSDEKIQEYKAFLEKFKSQ, encoded by the exons ATGGGAAGGCGACGGAGCGGTGGCAGCACTGGAAAACTGCATTCCAACAATGACCGAATTCTCCGCCGCCACATTGAATCCGCTGGGAAAAGCTACTCGACCGTCGACGAGCTGGTGGACCACCTCCGCTCCTCCTACCCGCACTACTCCCGCCACAAGCTCCGGCCTTTCACGAAGCATGTGGAAAGAGTAATTGCGGTTCACGATATGGACCACTCAGACGACGGCGATACTCCAATCGCGATCAAACGAAGGAAGATAGACGATAAAGAGGAGAAGCTGCTTCAAATTGAAGCGGAGCACCTGAGGCGTCGGAGCGGCGACACGATCGACGGCTGCTCATTGTCCTCGTTGGCGTCGTCTTACTCTTCCGGAGGCGGCGGTTCTAATAATGAAGAGGCGTCGGAGGACGCCGTCTATGGGGAGAAGGTTGAGCCTGAGTTTGATTTGATGAAGTCGATGTTGAGGGAGGGTTTGCGTCGGAAATCGGAGAAACTTGGGGTGGAAAGAGTTAATAAGGAGTCTGTTGAGCTGGAAGTGGTGGATAACAAGGGTATGAAGGAGGTGAATTTGATGAATCAGCAATCTAAATTAGGTCATGATGTCAATAGCAATGATAgcaaaaatgtgaataaaaatcAGAGCAATCACATTGGTGGAAAGGATGAGAATGTGATCACTGAGGCAATGTTTAAGGATTTAGGTGGTATTAGTGAAGTGATTGAGGAATTGAAGATAAGTGTCATCTTGTCGTTTTATCGGCCGCAGCTAGATCACCACATCGGGGTCAAGCCCATGGCTGGGATTTTATTGCATGGGCCGCCGGGTTGTGGGAAGACGAAGTTGGCTCATGCCATTGCCAATGAGACGGGAGTGCCATTTTACAAAATTGGTGCCACTGAATTGTTGTCCGGAGTTGCTG GTGAATCGGAAGGGAACATAAGAGAGTTGTTCCGAAAAGCATACAGGACAGCACCATCTATAGTATTcattgatgaaattgatgcAATTGCTTCAAAAAGGGATAACTTACAGAGGGAAACGGAGAAACGCATCGTGACACAATTGATGACTAGCATGGATGAATCACACGTGCCTGTACAACCTGCTGGCAATGATGTGAGCTCTGCAAGCTCTAATAGCAGACCAGGCTATGTACTTGTGATTGCAGCAACAAATAGACCAGATGCCATGGACCCTGCATTGAGGAGGCCTGGGCGATTTGATCTTGAAATTGCGTTAGGCGTTCCTAATGAAGCTGCCCGGATTGAAATACTCTCCATGCAAACAAGGAATCTTAGACTTGAAGGTGCTATAGATCTTCAGAAAATAGCTAGATTGACTCCAGGTTTTACTGGAGCAGATTTGACAGCAATAGCTCTCAAGGCTGGTATCCTTGCAAAGAAGAGAATTGCTTGCAAGAAAAGGGATGAGCTGTCCAAAGATCACAGCGAAGATTGGTTCAAGTTGCCGTGGTCAGATCAAGAAATGGAGAATCTCTATGTAACCATGGCTGATTTTGAG GAAGCTGCTAAAACGGTCCAACCTTCTTTGAGAAGAGAAGGATTTTCTGGCATACCGAATGTGAAGTGGGATGATGTTGGCGGCTTGCATTCTCTCAGAAAAGAGTTTGAACTTCATATAGTTAGACGTATAAAATTTCGTGAAGCTTATGAg ACACTTGGGTTGGACTTAGCAACTTGCTTTTTGCTCTATGGCCCTCCTGGCTGCGGAAAGACGTTGATCGCCAAGGCTGTGGCTAATGAAGCGGGAGCCAATTTTATACACATTAAG GGTCCTGAACTATTGAGTAAATATGTGGGTGAAACTGAGTTGGCAGTCCGCACAATTTTCACTCGAGCAAGGACATGTTCTCcatgcataatttttttcgACGAG GTGGATGCACTGACAACAAAGCGTGGTCGGGAAGGGGGATGGGTCGTTGAGCGACCCCTGACTCAG CTGCTGATAGAATTCGATGGCTCAGAACAGAGAAGGGATGTTTATGTAATTGGTGCTACAAATAG GCCTGAAATGATGGATGACGCAATGCTCCGACCAGGAAGGTTCGGAAAGCTTATGTATGTTCCCCTCCCTAGTCCAGACGAACGGGGAATGATCTTAAAAGCCCTTGCTCGGAATAAGCCAGTTGATGCCAATGTGGACCTCATGGCTCTGGGCAAGCACAGTCGATGTGACAAATTTAGTGGCGCTGATCTCTCCGCTCTG ATGGTTGAAGCTGCTACGGCTGTGCTAGAAGATCAACTATCATCAATGGATACAAGTAGTGGTGTACAATGGACGATCAAAGAGAACCATTTTATGAGCGCGTTGCAGAAAATCTCGCCGTCTGTGTCGGACGAG AAAATACAAGAATACAAggcttttttggaaaaattcaAGTCTCAATGA